A single Brevundimonas sp. SL130 DNA region contains:
- a CDS encoding aminopeptidase P family protein encodes MRQTFDETTDPSFGAKHLPLLRARMAEQGLDGFLIPHEDEHQNEYLPDANERLAWATGFTGSAGAAVVFQDRASLFTDGRYTVQVKAQTDPALFERRDLNDVAAYLETAKPGQVIGYDPKLHSPDALVALKRAAQKAGAELKPVAVNPLDQAWGADRPAQPSAPVTPHEDVYSGEPHAAKRARIGQAVADAGAEAVVLTAPMSIAWLFNVRGGDVIRSPLPIGQAVLTADGKARLFLDGAKVTNALPAWLGDDVQLEAPERLAEALDGLAGKKIMIDPALSSAWYFDRLEQAGATVVRAADPCALPRATKNAVEIEGSRRAHIRDGAALANFLHWVDTTAQQTLPDEREVVETLERFREATGALKDLSFDTIAGAGPNGALPHYKPVGATIRRIENGSLLLVDGGGQYLDGTTDVTRTMAVGEPSADQRHKFTLVLKSHIAMATIRFPAGTSGMALDAIARAPMWAAGLDYDHGTGHGVGSYLGVHEGPQRIAKWGTAQPLLEGMILSNEPGYYREGHWGIRIETLQVVTPAVVPEGGERPMHGFEQLTFAPIDRRLIAVDRLTPAERAYVDAYHAETLAKVGPLVEGEVRAWLERVCAPL; translated from the coding sequence ATGCGCCAGACCTTCGATGAGACCACCGATCCGTCCTTTGGGGCCAAGCACCTGCCGCTGCTGCGCGCCCGGATGGCGGAGCAGGGGCTGGACGGTTTTCTGATCCCGCACGAGGACGAGCATCAGAACGAGTATCTGCCCGACGCCAACGAGCGGCTGGCCTGGGCGACCGGCTTCACCGGCTCGGCCGGGGCGGCGGTGGTGTTCCAGGATCGGGCCAGCCTGTTCACCGACGGCCGCTATACGGTCCAGGTCAAGGCCCAGACCGATCCGGCCCTGTTCGAACGGCGCGACCTGAACGATGTCGCCGCCTATCTGGAGACGGCGAAGCCCGGCCAGGTGATCGGCTATGATCCGAAGCTGCACAGCCCGGACGCCCTGGTCGCCCTGAAGCGGGCGGCGCAGAAGGCCGGGGCCGAGCTGAAGCCGGTCGCGGTCAATCCGCTGGACCAGGCCTGGGGCGCGGATCGTCCGGCCCAGCCCAGCGCGCCGGTCACGCCGCACGAAGACGTCTATTCCGGCGAGCCCCATGCGGCGAAGCGGGCGCGGATCGGTCAGGCCGTGGCGGACGCCGGCGCCGAGGCCGTGGTTCTGACCGCCCCCATGTCGATCGCCTGGCTGTTCAATGTGCGCGGCGGCGACGTGATCCGTTCGCCCCTGCCGATCGGTCAGGCCGTGCTGACGGCCGACGGCAAGGCGCGGCTGTTCCTGGACGGAGCCAAGGTGACGAATGCGCTGCCGGCCTGGCTGGGCGACGACGTTCAGCTGGAGGCGCCCGAACGGCTGGCCGAGGCGCTGGACGGTCTGGCGGGCAAGAAGATCATGATCGATCCGGCCCTGTCGTCCGCCTGGTATTTCGACCGGCTGGAGCAGGCCGGGGCGACGGTGGTGCGGGCGGCGGACCCCTGCGCCCTGCCTCGCGCGACCAAGAATGCGGTCGAGATCGAGGGCAGCCGCCGGGCCCATATCCGCGACGGCGCGGCCCTGGCCAACTTCCTGCACTGGGTCGATACGACGGCGCAGCAGACCCTGCCGGACGAGCGCGAGGTGGTGGAGACGCTGGAGCGGTTCCGCGAGGCGACCGGGGCGCTGAAGGACCTCAGCTTCGACACCATCGCCGGGGCCGGGCCGAACGGCGCCCTGCCGCATTACAAGCCGGTCGGCGCCACGATCCGTCGGATCGAAAACGGCTCCTTGCTGCTGGTGGACGGCGGCGGCCAGTATCTGGATGGGACGACCGACGTGACCCGCACCATGGCGGTGGGCGAGCCGTCGGCGGACCAGCGTCACAAGTTCACCCTGGTGCTGAAATCCCATATCGCCATGGCGACGATCCGCTTCCCTGCGGGGACCAGCGGCATGGCGCTGGACGCCATCGCCCGGGCGCCGATGTGGGCGGCGGGGCTGGATTATGATCACGGCACCGGCCACGGCGTCGGATCCTATCTGGGGGTTCACGAGGGACCGCAACGGATCGCCAAATGGGGCACGGCCCAGCCGCTGCTGGAGGGGATGATCCTGTCCAACGAGCCCGGCTATTACCGCGAAGGCCATTGGGGCATCCGCATCGAGACCCTTCAGGTGGTGACGCCGGCCGTGGTTCCCGAGGGCGGCGAGCGGCCGATGCACGGGTTCGAACAGCTGACCTTCGCCCCCATTGATCGGCGGCTGATCGCGGTTGATCGGCTGACCCCGGCCGAGCGGGCCTATGTCGATGCCTATCACGCCGAGACCCTGGCCAAGGTCGGGCCCCTGGTCGAGGGCGAGGTCCGGGCCTGGCTGGAGCGGGTCTGCGCCCCGCTCTAA
- a CDS encoding 50S ribosomal protein L11 methyltransferase — translation MSESAVQIIARGPRENAEAAAAAIDADPTLEGATYSILEEDEDRNIWRIDAFPTTADEVEGLKATLADYPVTVTVEKLADADWLAMSLSGLPPVRAGRFFVYGAHDEGRVPPNAVNLKIDAGAAFGTGHHGTTVGCLEAFDDLLKRERFERVLDVGCGTGVLAIAAARTGSRIAVGTDIDAPSVRIANENAALNQAHASFVHASGLNDQRVRKHGPYDLVFANILAPPLVVLSQDIKMALSLGGVAILSGLLRTQERRVTAAYTSRGFRLEKRIHHDAWSALVLRRMG, via the coding sequence ATCGACGCCGATCCCACGCTGGAGGGCGCGACCTATTCCATCCTGGAGGAGGACGAGGATCGCAACATCTGGCGCATCGACGCCTTCCCGACCACGGCCGATGAGGTCGAGGGACTGAAGGCGACCCTGGCCGACTATCCGGTCACCGTCACGGTCGAGAAGCTGGCCGACGCCGACTGGCTGGCCATGTCCCTGTCGGGCCTGCCGCCGGTGCGGGCCGGGCGCTTCTTCGTCTATGGGGCCCATGACGAGGGGCGGGTTCCGCCCAACGCCGTCAATCTGAAGATCGACGCCGGCGCCGCCTTCGGCACCGGCCACCACGGCACGACGGTCGGCTGTCTGGAAGCCTTCGACGACCTGTTGAAGCGCGAGCGGTTCGAGCGGGTGCTGGACGTCGGCTGCGGCACGGGCGTCCTGGCCATCGCGGCGGCGCGGACCGGCAGCCGGATCGCGGTCGGCACCGACATCGACGCCCCCTCGGTGCGGATCGCCAATGAGAACGCCGCCCTGAACCAGGCCCACGCCAGTTTCGTCCACGCCTCGGGCCTGAACGATCAGCGGGTGCGCAAGCACGGCCCCTATGACCTGGTCTTCGCCAATATCCTGGCCCCGCCGCTGGTGGTCCTGTCGCAGGACATCAAGATGGCGCTGAGCCTGGGCGGGGTCGCCATCCTGTCGGGCCTGTTGCGGACCCAGGAGCGCCGGGTGACGGCGGCCTATACCTCGCGCGGCTTCCGGCTGGAGAAGCGCATCCACCATGACGCCTGGAGCGCCCTGGTGTTGCGGCGGATGGGCTGA